The nucleotide sequence GATATTCAAAATTCATCGCCACAAAACTACATAATTTTTGATGTTATAGAAAATATAAAAGGCTGCTTTTTACAGCAACCTTTTGATTTGGTATGAATTAATTAAAGTGTTAATATGCAAACTTTACAACTTCTGAAACGTTGTTGCCGGAAATCTTCACAAGATATAAACCTTTCTGAGAAAGATTTAAGTCAATTGGATTTCCATTTGCATTTGTTTTTAAGGTTTTTATTACTTTTCCTCCGAAATCATAAACCGTTAGGTCTAGATTTCCTTTTGCAGAAGTAAACAACTTTCCGACAGCCACTTGAGATTTTGCTTTCCCGTTAGATTCTGAAACAGCCAATGTTGTAAGTGTTGTTGGTCCTTCTAAATCTCTGTCTCCTGATTGGAAATCAGCACCATTGGATTTGTTTTTGAAAACAACTCCAATTCTTTGCACTACAGTTCCCTGTGGCATCGTAGAGTTTGAACCGGTAAAGAACTTGGAATTGAGGTCAATAGTTCCAATGTAGGCATTTTCTGTAGCATCCCAGTTCATCATGGTGTTTGAGTTATTCCAAGAATCGTCGAAGTTTCCTTTGTTATTATCCCCATCTGACTGTGCAGACCAAACGTGAACATAGAATGTTGGATTACTTTGCGGATTGTAGAAACTCCAGTCTCCTGATTTTCCGTAAGTTAATTTGTAAACACCGTTGGTTACGGTATAAGTTAATTGTGCAGAAAGTGCAACACTTGCAAAAGCCGCAAATGCTAAAGAATAGATTTTTTTCATAGATGTAAATTTTTAAGGTCTATATACAATTTCAATGTACATAATTCACGTACTTGAAATTATTGTAAATCTAATATTAATTTTAAATTAACAAATAAAAATCTACAAAACAAACCTTA is from Epilithonimonas vandammei and encodes:
- a CDS encoding T9SS type A sorting domain-containing protein, giving the protein MKKIYSLAFAAFASVALSAQLTYTVTNGVYKLTYGKSGDWSFYNPQSNPTFYVHVWSAQSDGDNNKGNFDDSWNNSNTMMNWDATENAYIGTIDLNSKFFTGSNSTMPQGTVVQRIGVVFKNKSNGADFQSGDRDLEGPTTLTTLAVSESNGKAKSQVAVGKLFTSAKGNLDLTVYDFGGKVIKTLKTNANGNPIDLNLSQKGLYLVKISGNNVSEVVKFAY